A window of Streptomyces gilvosporeus contains these coding sequences:
- a CDS encoding glycosyltransferase, which produces MTTPPPTRPPGQAHPPGTLDALPPREHLRPGDTDTVLDVVLPVYNEETDLEPCVRRLHDHLTRTFPYGFRITIADNASTDRTPEVAARLDEEIDEVTAVRLEQKGRGRALRTVWGHSEAPVLAYMDVDLSTDLNALLPLVAPLISGHSDLAIGSRLSRSARVVRGPKREFISRTYNLILRGSLAARFSDAQCGFKAVRGDVAARLLPMVEDTGWFFDTEMLVLAERAGLRIHEVPVDWVDDPDSTVHLVRTAADDLKGVWRVGRALATGRLPLDRLARPFGDDPRDRELNGVPGGLARQLVGFCVVGALSTLLYLGLYSVFRLGLGPQLSNGAALLVSAVGNTAANRRLTFGVRGRDRAVRHQAQGLVVFAIGLALTSGSLAALDTATPNASHGTELAVLVAANLAATVLRFLLLRGWVFPDHPNDDERDDCTRSTR; this is translated from the coding sequence CGCCCTGCCGCCCCGCGAGCATCTGCGCCCCGGCGACACCGACACGGTGCTCGACGTCGTGCTCCCCGTCTACAACGAGGAGACCGACCTCGAACCCTGTGTCCGGCGGCTCCACGACCACCTCACCCGGACCTTCCCCTACGGCTTCCGCATCACCATCGCCGACAACGCAAGCACCGACCGCACCCCCGAGGTCGCCGCCCGGCTCGACGAAGAGATCGACGAGGTCACCGCCGTACGGCTGGAGCAGAAGGGGCGCGGCCGGGCGCTGCGCACCGTATGGGGGCACTCCGAGGCGCCGGTGCTGGCCTATATGGACGTCGATCTGTCCACCGACCTCAACGCCCTGCTGCCGCTGGTGGCACCGCTGATATCCGGCCACTCGGACCTGGCGATCGGGTCCCGGCTGAGCCGGAGCGCGCGGGTGGTCCGCGGGCCGAAGCGGGAGTTCATCTCGCGGACGTACAACCTGATCCTGCGGGGTTCGCTGGCCGCGCGGTTCTCCGACGCGCAGTGCGGATTCAAGGCCGTACGGGGCGATGTCGCCGCGCGGCTGCTGCCGATGGTGGAGGACACCGGGTGGTTCTTCGACACCGAGATGCTGGTGCTCGCGGAGCGCGCCGGGCTGCGGATCCACGAGGTGCCGGTGGACTGGGTCGACGACCCCGACAGCACCGTCCACCTCGTCCGTACGGCGGCCGACGACCTCAAGGGCGTATGGCGGGTGGGGCGGGCGCTGGCCACCGGGCGGCTGCCGCTGGACCGGCTCGCGCGGCCCTTCGGTGACGATCCCCGGGACCGCGAGCTGAACGGCGTACCGGGCGGGCTGGCGCGTCAGCTGGTCGGCTTCTGTGTCGTCGGGGCGCTGAGCACCCTGCTGTATCTGGGGCTCTACTCCGTCTTCCGGCTCGGGCTCGGCCCCCAACTGTCCAATGGCGCCGCCCTGTTGGTGTCCGCCGTCGGCAATACGGCGGCCAACCGGAGGCTCACCTTCGGGGTACGGGGCCGCGACCGGGCGGTCCGCCACCAGGCCCAGGGACTGGTGGTGTTCGCCATCGGGCTGGCCCTGACCAGCGGCTCCCTGGCCGCGCTCGACACCGCCACCCCGAACGCCTCGCACGGCACGGAACTCGCCGTCCTGGTGGCCGCCAATCTCGCCGCCACCGTGCTGCGGTTCCTGCTCCTGCGGGGGTGGGTCTTCCCGGACCACCCGAACGACGACGAACGTGACGACTGCACCAGGAGCACCCGATGA
- a CDS encoding ArnT family glycosyltransferase, with amino-acid sequence MTSHQAAAAARPHDPRWARPALVALLVATAALYLWNLSANGYANQFYSAAVQAGSESWKAFFFGSSDAANSITVDKPPASLWPMALSVRLFGLGSWAILVPEVLMGVAAVGVLYAAVRRRFGAGAGLLAGGVLALTPVAALMFRFNNPDALLCLLMVCAVAAVLRALADGRTKWLVLAGLCFGLGFLTKTLQAWLILPALAVVYACCAPVAIRRRVGQLLLAGLAMVVSGGWWVAAVELWPASSRPYIGGSQTNSFLELTFGYNGFGRITGNETGSVGGGGGGHRGGFGGGRWGETGITRLFSADMGGQIAWLLPAALILLVAAVCLLWRARRSVADGQGEEAEGTGQAVRAEHLEHPRCSEYPEQAAQRAEFLVWGGALLSTFLIFSFMSGIFHQYYNIALAPYIAALVGMGATLLWRRGGRLAPAVLAGTVAVTAVWSYVLLDRSPNWLPWLRWTVLALGLLAALGLLLPALRGAAATGGRRLAAVAAGLAVATALAGPFAYVLDTLQTPKGGSIITAGPQVKGSFGGPGGGRFPGGMRPANGKGRSHAFPGGMPGGPGGFPGRGAAGGPGGRMGGHRGGMGGLLDGAKVSARAKALVAKDADRYTWAAAAVGSQNAASYQLATQKPVMAIGGFNGSDPSPTLAQFKKDVADGKIHYFIAGGRDGFGGRGGFGGRGGFGGKQGPGGMQGADGNGRNGRNGDSSKITAWIEKTFKKVTVGSATFYDLTQPRQGGKTAGQ; translated from the coding sequence ATGACCTCGCACCAAGCCGCCGCGGCGGCCCGGCCGCACGATCCCCGCTGGGCGCGCCCCGCCCTGGTGGCGCTCCTGGTGGCCACGGCCGCGCTCTACCTCTGGAACCTGAGCGCCAACGGCTACGCCAACCAGTTCTACTCGGCCGCCGTACAGGCCGGCAGTGAGAGCTGGAAGGCGTTCTTCTTCGGTTCCTCCGACGCGGCGAACTCCATCACCGTCGACAAGCCCCCCGCCTCCCTGTGGCCGATGGCGCTGTCCGTACGGCTCTTCGGGCTCGGCTCCTGGGCGATCCTGGTGCCCGAGGTGCTGATGGGCGTCGCGGCGGTCGGGGTGCTGTACGCGGCCGTACGGCGGCGGTTCGGCGCGGGGGCCGGGCTGCTCGCGGGCGGGGTGCTGGCGCTGACGCCGGTGGCGGCGCTGATGTTCCGCTTCAACAACCCGGATGCGCTGCTGTGTCTGCTCATGGTGTGCGCCGTCGCGGCGGTCCTGCGCGCGCTGGCGGACGGCCGTACGAAGTGGCTGGTGCTGGCCGGGCTCTGCTTCGGGCTCGGGTTTCTGACCAAGACGCTGCAAGCCTGGCTGATCCTTCCGGCGCTCGCCGTGGTGTACGCGTGCTGCGCGCCGGTCGCGATACGCCGCCGGGTGGGCCAACTGCTGCTGGCCGGGCTGGCGATGGTGGTCTCCGGCGGCTGGTGGGTGGCCGCGGTCGAGCTGTGGCCCGCGTCCTCGCGGCCGTACATCGGCGGCTCGCAGACCAACAGCTTTCTGGAGCTGACCTTCGGCTACAACGGCTTCGGACGGATCACCGGCAACGAGACCGGCAGCGTCGGCGGCGGTGGCGGGGGCCACCGGGGCGGCTTCGGCGGCGGCCGCTGGGGCGAGACCGGCATCACCCGGCTGTTCTCGGCCGATATGGGCGGCCAGATCGCGTGGCTGCTGCCGGCGGCGCTGATTCTGCTGGTCGCGGCCGTGTGCCTGCTGTGGCGGGCGCGGCGTTCGGTAGCCGACGGGCAGGGCGAGGAAGCCGAAGGCACCGGACAGGCCGTACGGGCGGAGCACCTCGAACACCCCCGGTGCTCCGAGTACCCCGAACAGGCCGCTCAGCGGGCGGAGTTCCTGGTCTGGGGCGGCGCGCTGCTGTCCACCTTCCTGATCTTCAGCTTCATGTCCGGCATCTTCCACCAGTACTACAACATCGCGCTGGCGCCCTATATCGCGGCGCTGGTCGGCATGGGCGCCACGCTGCTGTGGCGCCGCGGCGGCCGCCTCGCGCCCGCCGTCCTCGCCGGGACGGTCGCGGTGACCGCCGTCTGGTCGTACGTCCTGCTGGACCGTTCGCCGAACTGGCTGCCGTGGCTGCGGTGGACGGTGCTCGCGCTCGGCCTGTTGGCGGCGCTGGGCCTGCTGCTCCCGGCGCTGCGGGGAGCGGCGGCAACGGGCGGCCGCCGCCTCGCCGCCGTCGCGGCCGGGCTCGCCGTGGCGACCGCGCTGGCCGGCCCGTTCGCCTACGTCCTCGACACGCTCCAGACCCCCAAGGGCGGCTCGATCATCACGGCCGGGCCTCAGGTCAAGGGCTCCTTCGGCGGTCCGGGCGGCGGCCGTTTCCCCGGCGGGATGCGGCCGGCCAACGGCAAGGGCCGCTCACATGCCTTCCCCGGCGGGATGCCGGGCGGCCCCGGCGGTTTCCCCGGCCGCGGCGCCGCCGGCGGGCCGGGCGGACGGATGGGCGGACACCGGGGCGGCATGGGCGGCCTGCTCGACGGTGCCAAGGTCAGCGCGCGGGCCAAGGCGCTGGTGGCGAAGGACGCTGACCGCTATACGTGGGCGGCCGCGGCGGTCGGCTCCCAGAACGCGGCGAGCTATCAACTCGCCACCCAGAAGCCGGTGATGGCCATCGGCGGCTTCAACGGCAGCGATCCGTCGCCGACCCTCGCGCAGTTCAAGAAGGACGTCGCGGACGGGAAGATCCACTACTTCATCGCCGGCGGCCGGGACGGCTTCGGCGGCCGAGGTGGTTTCGGTGGCCGCGGCGGTTTCGGCGGTAAGCAAGGCCCCGGCGGCATGCAGGGCGCCGACGGCAACGGCCGCAACGGCCGCAACGGCGACTCCTCGAAGATCACCGCCTGGATCGAGAAGACCTTCAAGAAGGTCACCGTGGGAAGCGCCACCTTCTACGACCTGACGCAGCCCCGCCAAGGGGGCAAAACCGCAGGTCAATAA
- a CDS encoding MFS transporter, whose protein sequence is MDSTPTALQSPTPTPNAARWLILGVICLAQLTVILDNTVLNVAIPSLTEELGATTADVQWTISAYSLVQSGLLLTAGNAADRYGRKRMLAVGLALFGLASLGAALAQSPAQLIAARAGMGVGGALLVTTTLAVVMQIFDDAERPKAIGIWSSVNSLGFAAGPLIGGALLDHFWWGSLFLVNLPVAVISLVAVVTLVPESKSHSGERPDLLGALLSMIGMVGVVYAIITGPVSGWLSTQVLVSAAVGLLGLVAFALWELHVPNPMLDMHFFRNRRFIGAVSGGILVAFGMGGSIFLLTQHLQLVLGYGPLEAGLRMVPLAVTVIAINFTGLGARLMPRLGTPGMIVSGMTLLAAGLTAISLLGGHGYGGMLTGLIVMGVGVAFAMPTMANAIMSAIPPAKAGVGAGVNGTLMEFGQGLGVAVLGAVLNSRFAALLPLVAAGAGSLPAALARTRTDAERTAVQDAFASGIGTSQLVGAAAVFLGGLVAALLLRRAERSGQEAEPTGQEADPTGQEPGTSAPAPSTAPAE, encoded by the coding sequence ATGGACTCCACCCCCACCGCCCTCCAGTCGCCCACCCCCACCCCCAACGCCGCCCGCTGGCTGATACTCGGGGTCATCTGCCTCGCTCAGCTCACGGTCATCCTCGACAACACCGTCCTCAACGTCGCCATCCCCTCGCTCACCGAGGAACTGGGCGCGACCACCGCCGATGTGCAGTGGACGATCAGCGCCTATTCGCTGGTCCAGTCCGGTCTGCTGCTCACCGCGGGCAACGCCGCCGACCGTTACGGCCGGAAGAGGATGCTGGCCGTCGGCCTGGCGCTGTTCGGGCTCGCCTCGCTCGGCGCCGCCCTCGCCCAGTCGCCCGCCCAGCTGATCGCCGCCCGCGCCGGTATGGGCGTCGGCGGCGCCCTCCTGGTCACCACCACCCTCGCCGTCGTCATGCAGATCTTCGACGACGCCGAGCGCCCCAAGGCCATCGGCATCTGGAGCTCGGTCAACTCCCTCGGCTTCGCCGCCGGCCCGCTGATCGGCGGCGCGCTGCTGGACCACTTCTGGTGGGGCTCGCTGTTCCTGGTCAACCTCCCCGTCGCGGTGATCTCGCTGGTGGCCGTGGTGACCCTCGTCCCCGAATCGAAGAGCCACAGCGGCGAGCGGCCCGACCTCCTCGGCGCCCTGCTCTCCATGATCGGCATGGTGGGCGTCGTCTACGCGATCATCACCGGCCCGGTGTCCGGCTGGCTCTCGACCCAGGTCCTGGTCTCCGCCGCCGTCGGCCTCCTCGGCCTCGTGGCCTTCGCGCTGTGGGAGCTGCACGTCCCGAACCCCATGCTGGACATGCACTTCTTCCGCAACCGCCGCTTCATCGGCGCGGTCTCCGGCGGCATCCTCGTCGCCTTCGGCATGGGCGGCTCGATCTTCCTGCTCACCCAGCACCTCCAACTCGTGCTCGGTTACGGCCCGTTGGAGGCCGGGCTGCGGATGGTGCCGCTCGCCGTCACCGTCATCGCGATCAACTTCACGGGGCTGGGCGCGCGCCTGATGCCCCGGCTCGGCACCCCCGGCATGATCGTCAGCGGCATGACGCTGCTCGCGGCCGGACTCACCGCGATCTCGCTCCTCGGCGGTCACGGCTACGGCGGCATGCTGACCGGTCTGATCGTGATGGGCGTCGGCGTCGCGTTCGCCATGCCGACGATGGCGAACGCCATCATGTCCGCCATCCCGCCCGCCAAGGCCGGGGTCGGCGCCGGCGTCAACGGCACCCTGATGGAGTTCGGCCAGGGCCTCGGCGTCGCCGTCCTCGGCGCGGTCCTCAACTCCCGCTTCGCCGCGCTGCTCCCGCTGGTCGCGGCGGGCGCCGGATCCCTCCCCGCCGCGCTCGCCCGGACCCGTACGGACGCCGAACGCACCGCCGTCCAGGACGCGTTCGCCAGCGGCATCGGCACCAGCCAGCTGGTCGGCGCCGCCGCGGTCTTCCTGGGCGGGCTGGTCGCCGCACTCCTGCTGCGCCGCGCGGAGCGGTCCGGCCAGGAAGCCGAACCCACGGGCCAGGAGGCCGACCCCACGGGCCAGGAGCCCGGTACGTCCGCACCGGCACCGTCCACCGCCCCGGCGGAATAG
- a CDS encoding TetR/AcrR family transcriptional regulator: MAATDGRARKQPTRPNSVWLTERPPLSRKADQPAGLDLDKIVAATVRLLDAEGLAKFSMRRLAAELGVTAMSVYWYVDTKDDLLELAVDAVAGELPLPDESDAADWRDQLRLLATGYRDILLRHPWAARLLGEFINIGPRSVAFSNATMRVMRRTGLDPESTSGALASLFHFVYGFSTVRAMHEARCRAVGMTLDDYFAQVMTVLANRQEFAETLALSSRAASVSQGGSVVEMLDRDFTFALDLQIAGIEAMRERGAG, translated from the coding sequence ATGGCAGCCACGGACGGCCGCGCCAGGAAGCAACCGACGCGCCCGAACAGCGTCTGGCTGACCGAACGCCCCCCGCTCTCCCGCAAGGCGGACCAGCCGGCCGGACTCGACCTCGACAAGATCGTCGCCGCGACGGTCCGGCTGCTGGACGCCGAGGGCCTGGCCAAGTTCTCCATGCGCCGCCTGGCCGCCGAGCTCGGCGTCACCGCGATGTCCGTCTACTGGTACGTCGACACCAAGGACGACCTGCTGGAACTGGCCGTGGACGCGGTGGCGGGCGAGCTGCCCCTGCCCGACGAGTCGGACGCCGCCGACTGGCGCGACCAGCTGCGCCTCCTCGCCACCGGCTACCGTGACATACTCCTCCGCCACCCGTGGGCGGCCCGGCTCCTGGGCGAGTTCATCAACATCGGCCCGCGGTCGGTGGCCTTCTCCAACGCCACCATGAGGGTGATGCGCCGCACCGGCCTGGACCCGGAGAGCACCTCCGGCGCGCTGGCGTCGCTCTTCCACTTCGTCTACGGCTTCTCCACGGTCCGCGCCATGCACGAAGCCCGCTGCCGGGCCGTCGGCATGACCCTCGACGACTACTTCGCCCAGGTCATGACGGTCCTCGCGAATCGCCAGGAGTTCGCCGAAACCCTGGCTCTGTCCTCCCGCGCCGCCTCCGTCAGCCAGGGCGGCAGCGTGGTGGAGATGCTCGACCGGGACTTCACGTTCGCACTGGACCTCCAGATCGCGGGCATCGAGGCGATGCGGGAGCGGGGGGCGGGCTGA